The following proteins are co-located in the Camelina sativa cultivar DH55 chromosome 12, Cs, whole genome shotgun sequence genome:
- the LOC104730467 gene encoding probable tyrosine decarboxylase 2 isoform X1, protein MEFGNGNGTGTDNCNCNGNGIRNGNGIGNGNGNGNEKVKGANVIKMKPMDSELLREQGHIMVDFIADYYRDLQDSPQDFPVLSQVQPGYLRDMLPNSAPDQPESLNELLDDVTKKIMPGITHWQSPSYFAYYASSTSVAGFLGEMLNAGLSVVGFTWQTSPAATELEIIVLDWLAKLLQLPDHFLSTGHGGGVIQGTGCEAVLVVVLAARDRILKQVGKTVLPQLVVYASDQTHSSFRKACLIGGIHEDNIRLLRTDSSTNYGLLPESLEEAISHDLAKGFIPFFICATVGTTSSAAVDPLVPLGKIAKKYGIWMHVDAAYAGNACICPEYRKFIDGVENADSFNMNAHKWLFANQTCSPLWVKDRYALIAALKTNPEYLEYKVSEKDAVVNYKDWQISLSRRFRSLKLWMVLRLYGSENLRNFIREHVNLAKQFEDYVTQDPHFEVVTTRYFSLVCFRLVPVDGDEDKCNQRNRELLAAINSTGKIFISHTALSGQFILRFAVGAPLTEEKHGRLYKNMPLNLPATAIVKNILKETVEN, encoded by the exons AT GGAATTTGGCAACGGCAACGGCACCGGCACCGACAACTGTAACTGCAACGGCAACGGCATTCGAAATGGTAACGGCATCGGCAACGGCAATGGCAATGGTAACGAAAAAGTTAAAGGAGCAAATGTGATAAAGATGAAACCAATGGACAGTGAATTGCTGAGAGAGCAAGGTCACATAATggttgattttattgctgactATTACAGAGACCTTCAAGACTCGCCTCAAGATTTCCCTGTTCTTTCCCAAGTTCAG CCTGGTTATCTCCGTGACATGTTGCCTAATTCAGCACCTGACCAACCTGAATCGTTGAACGAACTTCTCGACG ACGTTACAAAAAAGATAATGCCGGGAATAACTCACTGGCAAAGCCCGAGTTACTTTGCTTACTATGCATCAAGCACGAGTGTGGCCGGATTCTTGGGAGAGATGCTCAACGCCGGCCTGAGCGTCGTTGGTTTCACCTGGCAAACTTCCCCGGCCGCTACTGAGCTCGAAATCATCGTTCTTGATTGGCTTGCTAAATTGCTACAACTCCCCGACCATTTTCTCTCCACAG GACATGGAGGAGGAGTGATCCAAGGGACAGGATGTGAAGCAGTACTTGTCGTAGTATTAGCTGCTAGAGACAGAATTTTAAAGCAAGTTGGCAAAACAGTACTTCCACAACTTGTTGTCTATGCCTCTGATCAAACCCATTCTAGTTTCCGAAAGGCTTGTCTG ATTGGTGGGATACATGAAGATAACATTAGGCTGCTCAGAACTGATTCGTCCACGAACTATGGCTTGCTTCCAGAATCACTTGAAGAAGCTATTTCTCATGATCTCGCTAAGGGTTTTATCCCTTTCTTCATTTGTGCTACT GTTGGCACAACGTCGTCAGCGGCGGTTGATCCTTTGGTCCCATTGGGGAAAATTGCAAAG AAATATGGGATATGGATGCACGTGGATGCAGCTTATGCAGGGAATGCGTGTATATGTCCAGAATATCGAAAATTTATTGACGGGGTTGAAAACGCAGACTCCTTTAACATGAATGCTCATAAATGGTTATTTGCTAATCAAACTTGTTCACCCCTTTGGGTTAAG GATCGATACGCTCTCATTGCTGCTCTAAAAACAAATCCTGAGTATCTAGAATATAAG GTTTCTGAAAAAGATGCCGTCGTGAATTATAAAGATTGGCAAATTTCTCTGTCTCGGAGATTCAG ATCATTGAAGTTATGGATGGTTTTACGGCTCTATGGTTCCGAGAACTTGAGAAACTTTATAAGAGAACATGTCAATCTCGCTAAGCAATTTGAAGATTATGTAACTCAGGATCCACATTTCGAG GTTGTCACTACTCGGTACTTTTCACTCGTTTGCTTTCGCCTTGTGCCTGTTGACGGCGATGAAGACAAGTGTAACCAACGCAACCGTGAACTGCTTGCTGCCATTAACTCCACCGGCAAGATCTTCATCTCT
- the LOC104730467 gene encoding probable tyrosine decarboxylase 2 isoform X2, translated as MEFGNGNGTGTDNCNCNGNGIRNGNGIGNGNGNGNEKVKGANVIKMKPMDSELLREQGHIMVDFIADYYRDLQDSPQDFPVLSQVQPGYLRDMLPNSAPDQPESLNELLDDVTKKIMPGITHWQSPSYFAYYASSTSVAGFLGEMLNAGLSVVGFTWQTSPAATELEIIVLDWLAKLLQLPDHFLSTGHGGGVIQGTGCEAVLVVVLAARDRILKQVGKTVLPQLVVYASDQTHSSFRKACLIGGIHEDNIRLLRTDSSTNYGLLPESLEEAISHDLAKGFIPFFICATVGTTSSAAVDPLVPLGKIAKKYGIWMHVDAAYAGNACICPEYRKFIDGVENADSFNMNAHKWLFANQTCSPLWVKDRYALIAALKTNPEYLEYKVSEKDAVVNYKDWQISLSRRFRSLKLWMVLRLYGSENLRNFIREHVNLAKQFEDYVTQDPHFEVVTTRYFSLVCFRLVPVDGDEDKCNQRNRELLAAINSTGKIFISHTALSGQFILRFAVGAPLTEEKHVTEAWQIIQKHATKFNRNGNC; from the exons AT GGAATTTGGCAACGGCAACGGCACCGGCACCGACAACTGTAACTGCAACGGCAACGGCATTCGAAATGGTAACGGCATCGGCAACGGCAATGGCAATGGTAACGAAAAAGTTAAAGGAGCAAATGTGATAAAGATGAAACCAATGGACAGTGAATTGCTGAGAGAGCAAGGTCACATAATggttgattttattgctgactATTACAGAGACCTTCAAGACTCGCCTCAAGATTTCCCTGTTCTTTCCCAAGTTCAG CCTGGTTATCTCCGTGACATGTTGCCTAATTCAGCACCTGACCAACCTGAATCGTTGAACGAACTTCTCGACG ACGTTACAAAAAAGATAATGCCGGGAATAACTCACTGGCAAAGCCCGAGTTACTTTGCTTACTATGCATCAAGCACGAGTGTGGCCGGATTCTTGGGAGAGATGCTCAACGCCGGCCTGAGCGTCGTTGGTTTCACCTGGCAAACTTCCCCGGCCGCTACTGAGCTCGAAATCATCGTTCTTGATTGGCTTGCTAAATTGCTACAACTCCCCGACCATTTTCTCTCCACAG GACATGGAGGAGGAGTGATCCAAGGGACAGGATGTGAAGCAGTACTTGTCGTAGTATTAGCTGCTAGAGACAGAATTTTAAAGCAAGTTGGCAAAACAGTACTTCCACAACTTGTTGTCTATGCCTCTGATCAAACCCATTCTAGTTTCCGAAAGGCTTGTCTG ATTGGTGGGATACATGAAGATAACATTAGGCTGCTCAGAACTGATTCGTCCACGAACTATGGCTTGCTTCCAGAATCACTTGAAGAAGCTATTTCTCATGATCTCGCTAAGGGTTTTATCCCTTTCTTCATTTGTGCTACT GTTGGCACAACGTCGTCAGCGGCGGTTGATCCTTTGGTCCCATTGGGGAAAATTGCAAAG AAATATGGGATATGGATGCACGTGGATGCAGCTTATGCAGGGAATGCGTGTATATGTCCAGAATATCGAAAATTTATTGACGGGGTTGAAAACGCAGACTCCTTTAACATGAATGCTCATAAATGGTTATTTGCTAATCAAACTTGTTCACCCCTTTGGGTTAAG GATCGATACGCTCTCATTGCTGCTCTAAAAACAAATCCTGAGTATCTAGAATATAAG GTTTCTGAAAAAGATGCCGTCGTGAATTATAAAGATTGGCAAATTTCTCTGTCTCGGAGATTCAG ATCATTGAAGTTATGGATGGTTTTACGGCTCTATGGTTCCGAGAACTTGAGAAACTTTATAAGAGAACATGTCAATCTCGCTAAGCAATTTGAAGATTATGTAACTCAGGATCCACATTTCGAG GTTGTCACTACTCGGTACTTTTCACTCGTTTGCTTTCGCCTTGTGCCTGTTGACGGCGATGAAGACAAGTGTAACCAACGCAACCGTGAACTGCTTGCTGCCATTAACTCCACCGGCAAGATCTTCATCTCT
- the LOC104730467 gene encoding probable tyrosine decarboxylase 2 isoform X3 — protein MEFGNGNGTGTDNCNCNGNGIRNGNGIGNGNGNGNEKVKGANVIKMKPMDSELLREQGHIMVDFIADYYRDLQDSPQDFPVLSQVQPGYLRDMLPNSAPDQPESLNELLDDVTKKIMPGITHWQSPSYFAYYASSTSVAGFLGEMLNAGLSVVGFTWQTSPAATELEIIVLDWLAKLLQLPDHFLSTGHGGGVIQGTGCEAVLVVVLAARDRILKQVGKTVLPQLVVYASDQTHSSFRKACLIGGIHEDNIRLLRTDSSTNYGLLPESLEEAISHDLAKGFIPFFICATVGTTSSAAVDPLVPLGKIAKKYGIWMHVDAAYAGNACICPEYRKFIDGVENADSFNMNAHKWLFANQTCSPLWVKVSEKDAVVNYKDWQISLSRRFRSLKLWMVLRLYGSENLRNFIREHVNLAKQFEDYVTQDPHFEVVTTRYFSLVCFRLVPVDGDEDKCNQRNRELLAAINSTGKIFISHTALSGQFILRFAVGAPLTEEKHGRLYKNMPLNLPATAIVKNILKETVEN, from the exons AT GGAATTTGGCAACGGCAACGGCACCGGCACCGACAACTGTAACTGCAACGGCAACGGCATTCGAAATGGTAACGGCATCGGCAACGGCAATGGCAATGGTAACGAAAAAGTTAAAGGAGCAAATGTGATAAAGATGAAACCAATGGACAGTGAATTGCTGAGAGAGCAAGGTCACATAATggttgattttattgctgactATTACAGAGACCTTCAAGACTCGCCTCAAGATTTCCCTGTTCTTTCCCAAGTTCAG CCTGGTTATCTCCGTGACATGTTGCCTAATTCAGCACCTGACCAACCTGAATCGTTGAACGAACTTCTCGACG ACGTTACAAAAAAGATAATGCCGGGAATAACTCACTGGCAAAGCCCGAGTTACTTTGCTTACTATGCATCAAGCACGAGTGTGGCCGGATTCTTGGGAGAGATGCTCAACGCCGGCCTGAGCGTCGTTGGTTTCACCTGGCAAACTTCCCCGGCCGCTACTGAGCTCGAAATCATCGTTCTTGATTGGCTTGCTAAATTGCTACAACTCCCCGACCATTTTCTCTCCACAG GACATGGAGGAGGAGTGATCCAAGGGACAGGATGTGAAGCAGTACTTGTCGTAGTATTAGCTGCTAGAGACAGAATTTTAAAGCAAGTTGGCAAAACAGTACTTCCACAACTTGTTGTCTATGCCTCTGATCAAACCCATTCTAGTTTCCGAAAGGCTTGTCTG ATTGGTGGGATACATGAAGATAACATTAGGCTGCTCAGAACTGATTCGTCCACGAACTATGGCTTGCTTCCAGAATCACTTGAAGAAGCTATTTCTCATGATCTCGCTAAGGGTTTTATCCCTTTCTTCATTTGTGCTACT GTTGGCACAACGTCGTCAGCGGCGGTTGATCCTTTGGTCCCATTGGGGAAAATTGCAAAG AAATATGGGATATGGATGCACGTGGATGCAGCTTATGCAGGGAATGCGTGTATATGTCCAGAATATCGAAAATTTATTGACGGGGTTGAAAACGCAGACTCCTTTAACATGAATGCTCATAAATGGTTATTTGCTAATCAAACTTGTTCACCCCTTTGGGTTAAG GTTTCTGAAAAAGATGCCGTCGTGAATTATAAAGATTGGCAAATTTCTCTGTCTCGGAGATTCAG ATCATTGAAGTTATGGATGGTTTTACGGCTCTATGGTTCCGAGAACTTGAGAAACTTTATAAGAGAACATGTCAATCTCGCTAAGCAATTTGAAGATTATGTAACTCAGGATCCACATTTCGAG GTTGTCACTACTCGGTACTTTTCACTCGTTTGCTTTCGCCTTGTGCCTGTTGACGGCGATGAAGACAAGTGTAACCAACGCAACCGTGAACTGCTTGCTGCCATTAACTCCACCGGCAAGATCTTCATCTCT